One Pelobates fuscus isolate aPelFus1 chromosome 8, aPelFus1.pri, whole genome shotgun sequence genomic window carries:
- the GBX2 gene encoding homeobox protein GBX-2 — MSAAFQPPLMMMQRPLGSSTAFSIDSLIGSPPQPSPGHFVYTGYPMFMPYRPVVLPPPPPPPPSLSQATLQSSHPHHQMPSLPSGFCSSLAQGMALTSTLMATLPGGFSASPQHQEAARKFGAQSLQGGFEKGDSGQSDGEDSPKTYVTKEGTLLPFASSESSLGPVRGQGKESPGKDDEVKGKEDSYLMDSDLDYSSDDNISCQTAHKEEDTPEEGPQNPNPTTNTSSSGKNRRRRTAFTSEQLLELEKEFHCKKYLSLTERSQIAHALKLSEVQVKIWFQNRRAKWKRVKAGNANSKTGEPSRNPKIVVPIPVHVSRFAIRSQHQQLEQARP, encoded by the exons ATGAGTGCTGCCTTCCAGCCTCCTCTCATGATGATGCAGCGTCCACTGGGCAGCAGCACAGCCTTCAGCATAGACTCTCTAATAGGAAGCCCACCTCAGCCCAGCCCTGGGCACTTTGTGTATACAGGATACCCCATGTTTATGCCCTACAGACCAGTGGTGTTACCTCCtccaccacctcctcctccttccctgtCCCAGGCCACCTTGCAGTCCTCTCACCCCCATCACCAGATGCCAAGCTTGCCCAGTGGAttctgctccagcctggcacagggcaTGGCACTCACCTCCACCCTCATGGCCACCCTTCCAGGTGGATTCTCAGCTTCACCCCAGCACCAGGAAGCAGCCAGAAAGTTTGGAGCTCAGAGCCTCCAGGGTGGATTCGAGAAAGGAGACAGTGGGCAATCAGATGGAGAGGACAGTCCCAAGACTTATGTGACCAAAGAGGGGACCTTACTGCCTTTTGCTTCTTCAGAATCATCTTTAG GTCCAGTCCGGGGTCAGGGTAAGGAGTCTCCTGGGAAGGATGATGAGGTGAAGGGGAAGGAAGACTCCTATCTCATGGACAGTGACTTGGACTACAGCTCCGATGACAACATCTCGTGCCAGACGGCTCACAAGGAGGAGGACACCCCGGAGGAAGGTCCACAGAACCCCAACCCCACCACCAACACTTCCTCCAGCGGCAAGAACCGGCGGCGGAGAACCGCCTTCACCAGCGAGCAGCTCCTGGAGTTGGAGAAGGAGTTCCACTGCAAGAAGTACCTGTCCCTCACAGAGCGCTCTCAGATCGCCCATGCCCTCAAACTCAGCGAGGTCCAGGTCAAGATCTGGTTCCAGAACCGCAGAGCCAAGTGGAAGAGGGTCAAGGCTGGCAATGCTAACTCCAAAACCGGGGAACCCTCAAGGAACCCCAAAATCGTGGTTCCCATCCCAGTCCACGTCAGTAGGTTCGCCATCAGAAGCCAACACCAGCAGTTGGAGCAGGCTAGACCCTGA